A genomic stretch from Anomalospiza imberbis isolate Cuckoo-Finch-1a 21T00152 chromosome 9, ASM3175350v1, whole genome shotgun sequence includes:
- the HENMT1 gene encoding small RNA 2'-O-methyltransferase: MDKNFQEEFTQIIKFEPPLYKQRYQFVKDLVEKYKPKKVADLGCADCSLLWMLKFCSCIEVLAGLDICANVMKEKMHTLSPLPVDYLQPSERSLTVTLHHGSVAHKDPCMLGFDLVTCIELIEHLEESELKKFPEVVFGFMAPRIVVISTPNSEFNCLLPRVMLYRHPDHKFEWSRAQFQSWALETARCYDYSVEFTGVGHPPTGMEKVGFCTQIGVFVRKYPQTGESLQSEKPMEAVYKTVFKAVYPSLKDEKYLQNAVINEVIFTAQIIKHHLMSKREEHGDDPERKSKFQPSMDCFSDYVGKLVVEKNMEPFVSGNEVHIPLTTIFSFPKVNRLCGTFEKLCKLIAGKVTLSSDGSAVMFNIEHENEEN; this comes from the exons ATGGATAAGAACTTTCAAGAAGAGTTTACACAAATTATTAAATTTGAACCTCCTTTGTACAAACAACGCTACCAGTTTGTTAAAGATTTAGTGGAGAAATACAAACCTAAGAAG GTGGCAGATTTAGGATGCGCTGATTGCAGCCTTCTCTGGATGCTGAAATTCTGCAGTTGCATTGAAGTGTTAGCTGGGCTAGATATCTGTGCAAATGtaatgaaagagaaaat GCATACATTGTCTCCTCTTCCTGTTGATTATTTGCAACCATCTGAAAGATCCCTAACTGTTACCTTGCATCATGGTTCAGTTGCCCACAAAGATCCTTGCATGCTTGGTTTTGACTTGGTGACATGTATTGAACT AATAGAACACCTGGAAGAATCAGAGCTGAAGAAGTTTCCTGAAGTGGTGTTTGGTTTCATGGCTCCAAGGATAGTTGTGATCAGCACTCCAAATTCTGAATTTAACTGTTTGCTTCCAAGAGTGATGTTATACAGGCATCCAGACCACAAATTCGAGTGGAGCCGAGCACAGTTTCAAAGCTG GGCTCTAGAGACTGCTAGATGCTATGATTACTCAGTGGAATTTACTGGTGTCGGGCACCCACCAACAGGAATGGAGAAGGTTGGGTTTTGTACCCAAATAGGTGTGTTTGTTAGAAAATATCCTCAAACTGGTGAATCTCTTCAGTCTGAGAAACCCATGGAAGCAGTTTACAAAACA GTCTTCAAAGCAGTGTACCCGAGTCTTAAAGATGAGAAGTACTTGCAGAACGCAGTGATCAATGAAGTTATTTTCACAGCCCAAATCATTAAGCACCATTTAATGTCAAAACGTGAGGAGCATGGTGATGATCCTGAGAGAAAATCCAAATTCCAACCTTCAATGGACTGTTTTTCTGACTATGTTGGAAAACTGGTTGTTGAAAAAAACATGGAACCATTTGTCAGTGGCAATGAGGTTCACATACCTCTCACAAcaatcttttcttttcccaaagtGAATCGACTTTGTGGTACCTTTGAGAAGTTATGCAAGCTTATTGCAGGCAAGGTCACACTGAGCAGTGATGGTTCTGCTGTGATGTTCAATATTGAACATGAAAATGAAGAGAATTAG